GACTCTGATTTGGTGGTGATGGATGCCGCAGAAGTAGAGCACATCTAACATCAGCGGCCCCGTTTGCCACCTCTGTCGTCATCGTCGAAGGTGGTCTGAACTTTAGAGCCGATCGGACATGGGCGAAGAGCCAAGTGGCGAGAATCAGACTGCAGCGACTGTAGTTGAGCGACTAGCTGTAGGCCTCATCGACACCACTGAAGAGCTTGTTGGAGAGGTTGTGGCAGTAGCTCTATTTCGTAAACTGGACAATAGTAAATGTCGGTACAGTGTTGGTGGTCATCTTTCTACACCAAGGTGAGTGGGAGGTGAGAGCCCTCGGGGAGGTCTGGGGATGGTTGGGGCTTGGGGGCGATCAAGAGAGAGGCTTTTGGGCAAATTAGgaagcatatgcacggtggatagcgggcaatcgggaattggtgaaatTGAAGGGGTAGCATGGTGTGTTATCTACTGTGGGATTTGATGCGGTGCAAGTGAACCGGGGCAAATCacggagcatatgcacggtggataatGCGCAATCGGGAATTaatgaaatacaaggggtagcaTGGCATATTATGCACCGTGGGATTAAAATATTGTTGACAGCTTTGCATACCCTGTATTTCCATCCATGACATTTTTTTGATTAGATAATAATTGTGAATGTTTTCCTTGTTTAAGGGATAACCAAAAATAGGTTATCACCCTCCGATAAAGAGAAAGAGAATTTTTGTATAAAATGGGGAGAACCCCTAAAGacaaaatatgaataaaaataaaatttctttctcatctcccATCTCTAATTCTTCTCCTTTCTCTAGTTTTCAACATGATATCAGAGTATTTAAgatctgatccatgattttttgttttttttctttttttttcttcttcttcttcttcttcttagcacGCCACCGCCACCTTCTttgttttttcctttcttcttcttctcctccgccACCCTTCGTGCATGCCTTTCAACGCCGCCGTCGCAGGCCGCCGCCTTAAATCACCCATCTCTTAGACCGTCACAGGCCACCACCCCTCTCCTCCGCATCCACCCTCACATCCTCAGATTGCCGTCCTTCTCCTCCACAGCTCATCTCCGCCGCTGCGGCCCATCTCGTCCCCGTCCACCCCGCCCGCCTCCACCGCTGCCGTGCACCTCCCGCACCCACCTCCACCGCTCCCGCGCACCTCCACACCTCGGATCGAATTTCGGATTCGGGTCCGAATCGAGCCAAAGGTATACCCAAATCCGATCCAAAGTCGGGCCAGTtcgatgggcttcggatctgcCCAGGCCCAGTTCTAGTCCTATAGAATTCGAGGTTGTCGAAGGTCAGAAAGAAAGCAAAGTGAGGATGAGGTTAGTTAGATCCAAGGTGTAAAGACTTGAGTTGCTTGATGGCAAAGATATAGCTCATGTGGCTGTTTTGACTCTTGGGATTTGGTATTAACCTGGAATCATAGTCCACTTATAGAAGATTTTCTAACGAGAGATTCTTCGATGCACAAGTTAGACTGATTccaaaaaaaatagtagaagagaaaagaaaagaaaatttctaGACAAGGAAAGGAGCCAAAAGAATGACTTATCTAAGCACCTTTCAATTTAAATAGGAGAGGATCAGTGTTTGTTGCCTTAAGAGATGAGGCATGCATTAACCACATAGCAACGGTTTTTGTTATGCAAAACAAAGTCCCACGTCACGCTTGTAGTAATAACCACTTACATCATGCAATCACAACCGAGTTAGCGTAACTATTGCTAAGATCACGGCTATGATCTTAATAAGCATTAATCACCTTTGATCTATGTTAATGAAGTAGTGACATCCTCTTGTCCAAGCTAATATTTTAGCAATCACCGAGGTGAAATGCTTTGTACAATGCAAAGACTAATGGCTTCGGTTTATACCGAGGTGAGGCAAAGAAATATTCATTGCATTAGTATGGTCAGGTCGTGCCGCCTCCTTTGATATTTGCTGATGCTGCTTTCTTGCCGTCTTTCCGGCTTCCCTCATTCATTCTCACACGGTAGCTTTGGTGAAGGAACATTCCCCTTGAGGACATCTATGTTTGGTAATGTTTTATACGCTTTCATTTTTGTTCGGTTGAAGTGATGGCACTTGATCCACAAGCCAAGCGACTGATGGATCTGGTGATCATAAATGAAGCAATTGAGTTAAGTGACCGTGACTTTAACCATCATGCCATCAGTCTTCAGGACCATCCGATGGACTCTCACCTGATCCTGCTAGATCTGCGCCGTCCATGAGACAGCAATTACAATCTCCATCATCTTATCCATGGAGTCCCAATATGTGCTGTTTCATCGCCATTGCCTCGCAACTTTTGACTGGCCTTCAGCCACCGGATCGTGTATAGACCGGTATAAAGAATCTAACAAATAGATGGAGCGGACCCGACGCCTTTCCTTTTCACTCAATTAATTTCTTTTTGGTGTCCGATCACctaggggagagaggagagacgGGGCTAAAAATAGAGGCTCCGCTAAACGTGATACAGATTAACCTTTTGTTTGATATTACCGAAAATGTTCCTTGATGTTGTGGTTGTGAAAGCCCATTGGATAGCTCAAAATCCGAGACGGGACCACCACGttgtaaagaattttttttcctacCACTACACGCCAGAGAAGTTTGAAACTTCCACACGAGTCAACACAAGTCAAgaaacaatatttttttcttatctatttTGTTCTCTTCTTTCGCAGAATAATATTAGCTAACGGATACCAACGACTGGAAAATCTAGAAGCCAATCTAAATTTGCCACGTGTCGTTTCAAAGATTGAAACAGTGTGAACGGGGGGAGCATCATACGTTGTCGGCGATTCTTTCTTCAGAAGTAAGAAAACGGGGAACTAATCGACGACACTCCTCCGTCTATATAATGAATCCTTCTAATCTTTGCTCTCATCGCCTCGGAcgcgagaaagagagggagaattaAATAGGATCGGGAAGAATGGCCGCAGTTGGAGGTGAGGACAACAGCGCCGTTAATGGCGGCGAGTGCCACGATCTCAAGTCGCTGCTCGCCGGCGATGAGAGGGATTTCCTCGTCCGTAACAATGGCGATCAGGTACTTAGACAATACTgatttaggattagatttatttaaaTTCTCAAGAAAGTTTCTTTCGGCAGATTGATTTAGAATCTAATTCTATTtcctgcttcttcttctttttttgtggGGGAGGGGATGGGGTTGAAGATCCTGCAATTATTTTCTTTCAACATTTTCTTCTCACGATGATGTGATAATATATAATCTTACATCCCTGTAAAACACGTAATTCCAGCAAGCATGTTACTCCTTGGTTATATTTGAAGTTCTGTAATTAACTTAGGTAATGCTAAAACCTTAAGATACAACGGGAAGTGTACATTTAAACAACAACTTTGTATCTTAATGAATTCGCAATGGCCTAATTCGTTTCTCTCGAAAGAAAATTATGCTTgagtaatattaaatattttattagaagAATGGTAGATTTGTAATGTGTAAATAATCTCGTATATAGCAAATCAGATTCTTGCGCttcaagaaaagaaagaactCACCCATGTTGATCTGTTCTGCACTTGGACACTCCTTACACTGAATCTATATGTGAACAAAATTTAAATGGCCGGTGACTACTTGCTATCAGTTAGCagataattgatcaaatcaaatgtcGAATATCACATTAACTACGTATCCACATGCTCTTGCTAAAAAACCATTCTTCTGATACGGTAAGAAATTTGGAGTTGAATTCTTCAGGTGAGGATCGCAAATCTTGAAGGGAAAACTATCGGTCTCTACTTCTCAGCCTCTTGGTGCCCACCTTGTAGGCGCTTCACCCCACAGCTGATTGAAACCTATGGTGAGCTCTCCTCAGAGGGGAAGGGCCTTGAGGTTGTCTTTGTGTCAGGTGACAGGGATGAGGATTCATTTAATGGTTACTTCTCAAAGATGCCATGGCTAGCCATTCCATTCTCTGACTCTAAGGCCCGTGATCAACTTAACAAGCTTTTTAAGGTGAGGGGCATACCCCACCTTGTCATCCTTGATGCAAGAGGGGAGGTAGTTAATGAAGAGGGTGTCGAGGCCGTGGGGGACTACGGTTCTGGGGCGTATCCCTTCACTCTTGAGAAGATCAACAAGCTGAAGGAGGACGAAGAGGCTGCTAAAAGGGAGCAAACTCTTCAGACCGTGCTGGTTTCGCCATCCCGCGACTACTTGATTTCGAACAATGGAAATAAGGTTATCTCCATCTTTTTACTGTGGTTTTGTTATATAACTTTATTGCAGCTGGTAACCGTTAGTGcacggtattttttttttttttattttggttctcTTAATTATATCAATTTACCAACAGGTATCTGTGTCAGAGCTTGAAGGAAAGATAGTATGCCTGTACTTCACAGTTAATGGTTTCGACCCATGCGACGAGTTCACAGTGGTGCTTGCAAAAATATATAGAACTCTGAAGGAAAGGGGAGAGAGCTTTGAAGTTGTGTTGGTGTCCTTGGATGATGAAGAGTCATCATTCAAAGAAGGCTTTGCGAGCATGCCATGGCTTGCTATCCCTTTCGAGGACAAGAGCCGCGAGAGGCTTGTTCGCTACTTCGAACTCGAGACAGCACCAACTTTGGTTGTTCTTGGCCCTGACGGGAAGACTTTGCATACAAATATTGCTGAGCTTGTGGAAGAGCACGGGGAGGAAGCGTGGGAGGGATTCCCATTTTCTCAGGACAAACTGGATCTGCTTGCAGAGAAGGCAAAAGCAAAATTGGAAGCACAGACACTGGAGTCCCTTCTGGTTTCTGGGGAGATAGATTATGTCATTGGCAAAGATGGTGTCCAGGTAAAGATTTTATTCAATGAGCATGCAATTAATATCTTGGGTTAGTTCTCATCTTCTTATTGAAATTCATATTGATATAGGTTTGATTCTTTCTTACCTGCCCAAAGGTGGTAAACAAAAGTTAACTTGAGATTGTGTGAGCCAGAGGTTGCATGAATCAGTGTAAATAAATGAATGGCAAAATATGCCACAGCCTTAACCAAAATGCATCATTCTAATTTTCTAGGATGGGCTATTATGTCCTTTTTGACTATGATTCTTCTCATTAGAGCTATATCTTTGTAGTTTCAAACAGCATCCTATCATTCCCATCTTGAAAATTGTCGAGAAATACTCTACATTCAGCAATAGGGGTGAAACAAGCCAAGCTAAGCCATGGCTCTAGTTTGGTTTGTTTTATATTCGCGTTGAGCTTGATCTAGCTCATTTAATCTCGAGCCAAGCTTGAGTTGCTCATAAACAATTTGTTTAAGAAATTTGGTGAGAGTTTAATATTGTTTGAGGCTTTCATTTATATAATGTGGTGGAATAATCcctatatctttattttataaattttgtaCATTCTATTCTACAAAAtctatattaatttataaaaCATAATTGTATTTTTtggtatttatataaaaaataataattaaaactatttatGTTCTGTTTATGAGTATTTTGTGTTGATTCATCCAAGCTTGAACAAGCTAAACCTAGCTCTAGCTTTGTTCGTTTCTTGACAAAGTGAGAGCCAAGGTCTAGCAAAATACGTGCTAGTAATTTGTTCTTTTGCCAACCTTATGCTAAAGGATTGCAGGATACTATtaactatatttttaaatttgagcAAATGGTATTCGTTAATTGATCTTGGTATGGCTTGAGTATCCTTGTTCATGCAGCCATTAGgcaatagaatttgaaatttgttcAGTAGCCAACTTTGCACTGATCATGAGGATTTCATGTACAATGAACACTGCCGATTCATATTTGACCCATTTCTTTTCACAGGTTCCAGTATCGGAGCTCAATGGGAAGACAATTCTCCTCTACTTCTCAGCACGGTGGTGCGGCCCCTGCCGCGCCTTCCTACCTAAACTCATAGAGGAATACAAGAAGATCAAGGACAAGGACAGCGCCTTTGAGGTGGTCTTCATCTCCGATGATGAAGACCAAAATTCTTTTGAGGACTTCTTCTCAGGCATGCCTTGGCTGGCACTCCCCTTCGGGGATGTGCGAAAGAAGTCATTGAGCCGCCTTTTCAAAATACGCGGAATCCCTTCTCTTGTTGCCATTGGACCTACTGGAAAGACAGTCACTACGGATGCGAAACTCCTCTTGTTGATCCATGGAGCTGATGCCTATCCGTTCACAGAGGAGAGGATCAAGGAGTTGGTGGAGAACAAGGAGAAAACTGGTGAAGAGCAGGAAGAGACCAAGGAAGGATACGTATGTGATGGGGATGTTTGCCGCAAAGCCTAGAGCTGCTGATGTTTGTGATGAAGTAAGATGGCCATGCTTTGGCTTCCTTCTACTTGCATTGTGTGTTTGCAGTGTTTTCAGTGGAATAAGAAGACAATGATTATATGAAAATTGCAGTTTGGTTGGACCTTGGCTCTATTACTTGGTaattctttcttttgtagatcttttTCGTGGCTGGGGAATCTGAGGATTGTCCTTGATTGTGAAATATGAAGCAAGTTCAATTCCTACTAGCGACGTGCAATCCACCAATAAAGTATTATCGAACCTAATTAGTATTTAAGGTGAGGAGGCTGTAAGCTCTCTTTTTAACTCAGATGATGCAGTAGCCTCTTGTTTAAACTTCAACTGGCTCATTAGTTTACTGCCTATACTTCAGGGAGTAATAAACACCTTCTGCATCATATATTACGCATGCAAAGTAATATTTATGTCGAGGAACGGACACAACCATAAAATCTTTGAATTTTCTATTTGATCAAAAACTTTTCAAAAACAGCACCAGCTAGATGAACTTGACAAAACAAGCTGTGATGCCATATCCATCCATGAGCACAATGTCAAGTACCATAGAAAGCGGAACACATTAAGTCTATCTGTTGCTGTGGTATAAATTCATTCCTCGAAATGAGCCGCATGACTTCATATGGATCACTTATGAGATTGTTGTACGATCAAAGGGAAAAGGATAAAATAGAAAAGAGATTGGAAAAGAAGACACAACCGATGCTTACATCATCATGCGGTAATTCCTTCAATAACTAAAATCAGCAGACTCTGTTTTCCCTCTGAAAGATCAAACACAACATGTCATCAATTTTGGCACTTGCTGATGGATGGCTAGGACCTGTTTAGGCTGCAGATAATGCAAGTCAGAACGAACAAGTCTTTGCTACTCCCTTTTGTCTTCTTCAGTATCTCCGTTTTGTGATGTGGCAGTATTGACTCCCACAGGCATTTTGGCATCAGGTGACACAGAAAAGCTCCAGCTTGCTTTGGAAGTAAATGGTCCTGGCTTAATTAGTGAAAGGACATCCTCTCGGTCGAACTCCTCACTTCCATCGTCGGAATTGTCACAGCCCAGCCCATAGGGCTCTTGGGCttagcaaaatctggagagcCCAAAATAGAGCCCGACggaagaaggaggaagactcctaaccggagtcttcttcctctccgattCCAATGAAATCGAACCCATGGAGTCCGATTTAGGGTAGGATAGCTTCCCTATAAAAcccccctctcttttcctctaaggttggccacgacgagcaccggatttctccttttattttctcgaATTTTTCCATTGAAGCCGCGGATAtcatcatcgtgttcatctcaaatactcgtcggagacctcaccggagtcggaggtaaacccatcttctccttcctctcttccttcccctcctttctatggcctcgtgcaccctcgccggccgtcaggatcgtcggaaaatccatgaaaatagtgaatcctgttttgctctgtttcggccggacccttttcctctcttttccggccaccgacgccgccggttgcggcgtctcatTCTCAAGATCGGACCctcatatctctctctctcttcccttgagCGTTTGGCCAccggcgaccggccaatggtcagaattcatgaagaaaggggacggatcccctgttttttttcgaaagaaagaaaaaaaaaaagccaccggccgaaccccatcgccgaccggcttcgcacagtcggccgtcgttgccggatcttCGGCCAAGCCACTACCCTATCGGAgctcgagccaccgagggggggacctcacagtcttcccctgtttcagccaagggaggccgtgggaaggaaagaaaagaagaagaagaaaagaaaagaaaaaaaaaaaaagaaaaaaaatgaaaaaagagaaagagaaaaataaaaataaaatgaaataaaaagaacaagagagaaaattttctctct
This genomic window from Elaeis guineensis isolate ETL-2024a chromosome 13, EG11, whole genome shotgun sequence contains:
- the LOC105056707 gene encoding probable nucleoredoxin 1-2, with the translated sequence MAAVGGEDNSAVNGGECHDLKSLLAGDERDFLVRNNGDQVRIANLEGKTIGLYFSASWCPPCRRFTPQLIETYGELSSEGKGLEVVFVSGDRDEDSFNGYFSKMPWLAIPFSDSKARDQLNKLFKVRGIPHLVILDARGEVVNEEGVEAVGDYGSGAYPFTLEKINKLKEDEEAAKREQTLQTVLVSPSRDYLISNNGNKVSVSELEGKIVCLYFTVNGFDPCDEFTVVLAKIYRTLKERGESFEVVLVSLDDEESSFKEGFASMPWLAIPFEDKSRERLVRYFELETAPTLVVLGPDGKTLHTNIAELVEEHGEEAWEGFPFSQDKLDLLAEKAKAKLEAQTLESLLVSGEIDYVIGKDGVQVPVSELNGKTILLYFSARWCGPCRAFLPKLIEEYKKIKDKDSAFEVVFISDDEDQNSFEDFFSGMPWLALPFGDVRKKSLSRLFKIRGIPSLVAIGPTGKTVTTDAKLLLLIHGADAYPFTEERIKELVENKEKTGEEQEETKEGYVCDGDVCRKA